GCACTTCGCGAAGTAATCTGCGGTGAATCCGGCGGGCTCGAACTTGTCCTCGCCGTAATGATGATGAATGCCGTTAGCGAGCCATACGCGCTTGAGGTATGTCTCCAGGGCTTTGAATTGTGCATCGCCCCGATCGCCCCGATATTCCCGGTAGATAGCCTCCAGCGCTCGCCGAATGGCCAGATTATAGCGGCAGTTCTGATCGAAGATTATATCACGCCCCATCAGGGCGGCTTCAGAGAGGTGATAGAGCAACTGCTTCTGCTGCAGCGATAGCTCTTCGAAGCCGGGCACCTCGTAGCGCAAGATTTCAATGTCGGCGAAGCGATCCACCGTGTAATCGATCTTCGGATGCTCGTCGTTTGCAGCCGTCGCCACGTGTGCGCCGACCGTAAGTAGTGATGTAGTCATAAGAAGTAAAGCAGACTTTCTCATTGTGATTGATGTCTATGTCGTTTCGAATCGGATAAAAGGCAGTAAGGGGTCTCTGTCAAGGCCCAAAGAAAGGGAGCGAACGCCTTTGGCTGACGGCCGCCCCCTACTTGCTGATGGGCCTATCATATATAGGTATGCCGTAGCCCAGAATCAGACTAAGGCATCCATCGGCTCGTCCTTCGCTTCCCAGCCCAGCGCACTGGCGCCCAACACGGCTGCGTCGCTCTCCTTGAGCTGCGAGAACAAGAGGCGCGTCTTGCCTTGGAATACCTTCAGCATATGTGCCTCCATCGATCGCTTCACCGGCTCCATGATCAGGTCGCCCGCTTTGGACAACCCGCCGAACAGGATGATAGCCTCCGGACTGGAGAAGGCTACAAAGTTGGCAAATGCTTCACCCAGGATCTCACCCGTGATGTCGAAGATCTCGATCGACAGCTTGTCGCCCTGAACGGCCGCGTCGAAGACGTCCTTCGACGTGATCTTGTCCGGCTCCAGCGCCCGCAGCAGACTGGCGTCCGTGCGCATCGTCAACAGCTCGCGCGCTGTACGGGCCACATCCGTGGCCGAGGCGTAGGTCTCGAGGCAGCCGTGGCGACCGCAGCCGCAGAGCCGACCGTTCTCACGTCGCACCGTGGTATGGCCCAGCTCACCCGCGAAGCCATCGTGGCCATACACCAGATTGCCGCCGCAGACGATGCCACTCCCCACGCCCGTGCCGAGCGTAATGACGATAAAGTCTTTCAGACCACGCGCTGCGCCGTAGGTCATCTCGCCGATGGCCGCTGCATTGGCGTCGTTCGTGAGCGTCACGGGGATGCCCCCCGTACGGTCGCTGATGAGCTGTGCCAGCGGCACCTTGCCCTTCCACGGCAGGTTGGCCGCAAACTCGATGCAGCCATTGAAGTAGTTCCCATTCGGCGCGCCCACGCCGATACCCTTGATCTTGTCCCGTCCGCCAGCCGATCGAATCACGGCCTGTAGCCCTTCGCCCAGCGCACGGACATAGTCGTTCACGTCTTCGTATTTCCCGGTCTTAATCGAACCGTTATACAGCACATTGCCTCGCGTATCGACGACCCCAAAGACGGAGTTCGTTCCGCCGATATCTATCCCAATCACATACGGCTTATCCATAGATCTATCTGTTTTTATGTGTGATACTTATTTGATTGTGTGGGCCAAAGATACAGACGAAAAAAGATCCCGACGCTTTCGCGCCGGGATCTTCCAAGTTTACCTATGAAAGCCTTCCGGGTGGAGGGGGGCAGTGATTACTGCACTTCCTTCTTAGCCTCTTCCTTCTTAGCCTTGTTGCACTGCTTGCCGTCTTTCTTGTCCTTGCAGCAGCTCTTTTTGTCGGCTGCCTTGCAGTCCTTCTTGCCGGCCTTGTCGCAATGCTTCTTGTCCTTATCCTTGCTGCAGCAGCTCTTCTGCTCCGTCTGCTGACCTTCTTTCTTCACGTCCTGTGCGCTGGCCGAAAGGGCTACGCCGAACGTCATGGCAGCTGCGATGGCTGCGCTCAAAATCACTCTCTTCATTTCTTTGATGTGTTGATTAATAAGACTTGAAATCGTGGGGCAAAGGAATGCCATTTTGCTCCTCATTTTCGTCACGCACACTGCCCGATTAATCTTATTTGTCCGAAACGCCCTCCATTTTGCCTTTTTTGGAGCCCCGTCCATGATCCATCGGCCTTTCGCCTTAACATCCTTTCCGGTGCGCCTCCGTCGTTTCGCTTCTTCCGCCTGCTTTCGACCCCATTTTCCCGTCCGACGGGCTTTACTTCTGCCTCTCATCCCCTTTAAGCCCACTCGACGGCCTTGTCTTCCCTCCTCCATCTCTCGAAAGACCTTCTGGAGGCTTTCTCATGGCCTATACCTCTCCTGTTTTGATCCTAAACATAGTATCCAAAAACTTTTATATGCTGTTCTGATCATAGACAGCATCTACAAACAGATTGACGTCACTGTTTGCATCCTAATCATATTATAAAGCATATATATATATCATCCATAAAAAGAACAGGATCATTCATCTTTTCTATATACAGATTAGATCATATACAGCATCTATATAGATTTATAGTCCATGTATATGATCCAAATATAGATTATAGGTTTTTTGACATACTGTATATATGATGGACGACATAATCTATGTATTTAGTATGCCTATCTATAGAGAAAACAGCATGCAAATCCATTTTTACTTGCCGTTTATGATCAAAACAGAAGAGCCTTGGGGCATGGTAAGGCTGGCGACTCGTTTTTTAGGACTTTCGGAGGGGGCGCAATGGCCGACGAACGTGTTTTCGGGGGATGGGGGAAGTTGGGGAGGCCGTTTGCGCGAGGTTTTCGGGCGTCCTACTTTTGCGCGCATAAAGACAACACGGAATTATGTTTGAAAACTTAAGCGACAGATTAGAACGCTCATTCAAGCTGCTGAAGGGCGAAGGGAAGATCACGGAACTGAACGTGGCGGAGACACTCAAGGATGTGCGACGCGCGCTGCTTGACGCCGACGTAAACTATAAGGTGGCCAAACAGTTCACCGACACGGTGAAGACCAAGGCCATGGGCCAGAATGTGCTCACGGCGCTCAAGCCGAACCAGGTGATGGTGAAGATCGTGCACGACGAACTGGCTACGCTCATGGGCGCCTCGGCCTCAGAGCTGGAGCTGAAGGGGCAACCGGCCGTCATCCTTATGGCGGGCTTGCAGGGCTCGGGTAAGACGACCTTCTCGGGTAAGCTGGCCGGCATGCTGCGCAGCAAGAAGGGCAAGAAGCCGCTGCTGGCTGCGTGCGACGTGTACCGTCCGGCGGCCATCGATCAGCTGCATGTCTTAGGCGAGCAGCTTGGCGTGCCCGTGTATTCCGAGCGGGAGAACAAGAACCCGGTGGAGATCGCCGAGCATGCCATTGCAGAGGCACGGCGCACGGGGCGTGACTTGGTGATCATCGATACGGCCGGCCGTCTGGCCGTCGACGAGCAGATGATGCAAGAGATCGCCGCCATTAAGCAGGCTATCAACCCGGACGAAACGCTCTTCGTGGTCGACTCCATGACGGGCCAGGACGCGGTGAATACGGCCAAGGAGTTCAACGATCGGCTCGACTTTTCAGGCGTGGTGCTCACGAAGCTCGATGGCGATACGCGTGGTGGTGCGGCGCTCTCGATCCGCACGGTGGTCGACAAGCCCATCAAGTTCATCGGCACGGGCGAAAAGATGGAGGCGCTCGATGTGTTCCATCCCGAACGTATGGCCGACCGTATCCTCGGCATGGGCGACGTGGTCTCACTCGTGGAGCGCGCACAGGAACAGTATGACGAAGCCGAGGCGCGGCGCTTGCAGAAGAAGCTGGCCAAGAACCAGTTCGACTTCAACGACTTCCTCGGGCAGATCCAGCAGATCAAGCGCATGGGTAACCTCAAAGACTTGGCCGCGATGATCCCCGGCGTAGGCAAGGCGCTGAAGAATATCGACATCGACGAGAACGCGTTCAAGGGCATCGAAGCGATCATCTACTCTATGACGCCCGAGGAGCGCACAAACCCCTCGATCCTGAACGGTTCGCGGCGCCAACGGATCGCCTCGGGCAGTGGCACGTCGGTGCAAGACGTAAACAAGCTCATCAAGCAATTCGACGAGACGCGCAAGATGATGCGCATGATCACCACCGCAAAGCCGAGCAGCCGCATGGCTGCACCGTTCCGCAGGAAATAAACAGACACATATATAATAGGTATAGAAGGATGGAAGAGCACAGCTATCAACTGATCGACGGCAAAGCCGTGGCAGAGCAGATCAAAAAGGAATTGGCTGCTGAAGTAGAAAAGATCAAGCAGGACGGACGGAAGGCGCCGCACCTCGTGGCCATACTGGTGGGTCACGACGGAGGTAGCGAAGCCTATGTGGCCAATAAGGTGAGGAATTGCGAAGAGATCGGGCTGCGCTCGTCGCTCATTCGCTTCGAGGACGACGTGACGGAGCAGGCCCTGCTCGACAAGGTGAACGAACTGAACGCTGACGACGATGTGGACGGGCTGATCGTACAAATGCCGCTGCCGAAGCACATCTCTTCGCAGCGCGTGATCGAGGCCATCGACTACCGCAAGGACGTGGACGGCTTCCACCCGATCAACGTCGGGCGCATGTCCATCGGCCTGCCATGCTTCAAACCGGCCACACCCGCGGGCATTATCGAGTTGCTACGCCACTACGAGATCCCGACGAAGGGCAAGCATTGCGTCATCCTGGGCCGCAGCAACATTGTCGGCAAACCGATGGCGATGCTGATGATGCAGAAGGAGAATCCGGGTGACTGCACCGTGACGGTCTGCCACAGTCGGTCGGAAAACCTGCGCGAGATGTGCCTCAGTGCGGACATCATCATCGCAGCGCTGGGTGTGCCGGAGTTCCTCAAAGGCGACATGGTGAAAGAAGGCGCCGTAGTGATCGACGTCGGTACGACCCGCGTACCGAGCAGTGTGACCAAGAGCGGTTACCGACTGATGGGCGACGTAGCCTTCCATGAGGTGGCTCCGAAGTGCAGCTACATCACGCCCGTGCCTGGCGGCGTAGGGCCGATGACTATCATCTCGCTGATGCGCAACACGCTTTTGGCTGGCACGAAAGCCGTGTTCGGCAAAGAGGAATAATTCCCCGGGCAGGCTTTGCCAGTGTGAAAACTGGTATATCTTTGCGGCGCATTCCGAAAGGGAATGCGTCTTTATGGTGAGAGTGGCTCAGTTGGTTAGAGCATCGGATTGTGGTTCCGAGGGTCGTGGGTTCGAGTCCCATCTTTCACCCTCCTCGTTTTTTAATTTCTCATTTTGATTTAGACCTCTTCCCCCCATCGCCACCTATAGGGCGATGAAGAGGTTATCTACAGTTTAAGCCTGTCGAAGTCTTCCTTCGGCAGGCTTTCTTTTTATCCACTGTCAAGCAAGAGGTCTTTGCGGGAGTCCCGCAAGTCCCACGGGAAATGCTTTGGCGTTTGCGGGAGTCCCGCAAGTCCCACGGGAAATGCTTTGGCGTTTGCGGAAGCCCCGCAAGTCTCTCGAGAAACTTTTTGGCGTTTGCGGAAGCCCCGCAAGTGTCTCGAAGAACTTTTTGGTGTTTGCGGGAGTCCCGCAAGTGTCTCGAAAAACTTTTTGGCGTTTGCGGGAGTCCCGCAAGTCTCTCGGAAAACTTTTTGGCCTCTGCAGGAATGCTGCAAACGCCACGAAAAACTTTTTGGCCTCTGCAGGAATGCTGCAAATGCCTCGAAAAACTTTTTAGCCTCTGCAGGAATGCTGCAAATGCCACGAAAAACTTTTTGGCCTCTGCAGGAATGCTGCAAACGCCACGAAAAACTTTTTGGTCTCTGCAGGAACGCTGCAAACGCCGCGAAAAACTTTTTGGACTCTGCAGGAACGCTGCAAATGCCACGAAAAACTTTTTGGCCTCTGCAGGAATGCTGCAAACGCCGCGAAAAACTTTTTGGTCTTTGCAGGAATGCTGCAAACGCCAAAATGGAGAAAAGCGCTCTTGCAGAAGTTCTGCAAACACCAAAATGGAGAAAAGCGCCCTTGCAGAAGTTCTGCAAACGTCAAAATGGGGAAAAGCGTCCTTGCAGAAGTTCTGCAAACACCAAAATGGAGAAAAGCATCCTTGCAGGAGTTCTGCAAACACCAAAATGGAGAAAAGGGCGCTTGCAGGAGTTCTGCAAACGCCAAAATGGGGAAAAGCGCTCTTGCAGAAGTTCTGCAAAGGCCAAAATGGAGAAAAGCGCTTTTGCAGAAGTTCTGCAAACACCAAAATGGGGAAAAGCGTCCTTGCAGAAGTTCTGCAAGGGCACCACGAGAAAAGGCGAAAGGCCCTGACGGGATGGACTTCCGCCAAGACCTTTCTAGATAGTTGAATGTTTGTTGATCGCGATCTGACCCGTAACCCCTCCGGAGGGCGGATGGGCAGATCGTTTTTGCTTATCGCTTTCCTTTAAGCGACCAGCCCGTGTGTAAACCGATAATAAAGTAGACCAGCAACAGCTCGCCTATGGCCAGCAGGGAGTCGCCCGGCACACGCAGCCAACGAATGGCCTGCATCGTGTCTGTCTGCATGAACTCCATGGAGCGCGCTGACCAGTAGCCGTTCTGGATAGATTCCACGGCCTGCAAAATGCCGATGGGCAGCAAGCTCCCGACGAGCATCACCAAGAGGCCGATGTTGATGAGCCAGAAGGACCATCCGAGCAGCTTGTCGTTCCACTCCCGGTCAGGATAAAGCCCGCGGAGGACGAAGAGGATCAAGCCGATGCCGAGAATGCCATATACGCCAAAGAGCGCAGCGTGTCCGTGTACAGCCGTCGTGTTCAGGCCTTGGATGTAATACAACGCAATGGGCGGATTGATGGCGAAACCAAAGATGCCAGCGCCCAAGAAGTTCCAAAAGCACATGGCGATGAAGTAATAGATGGGCCACTTGTAGGCCTTGATCCAGGGTGTGGAGCGAGAGAGGCTATAGTTGTGATAGGCCTCATAGCCGATGAGCACCAGGGGGACGATCTCCAGCGCACTGAAGGTGGCGCCTAAGGCCAGAACGGCTGTGGGCGTGGCGCTGAAATAGAGGTGATGGAAGGTGCCAAGGATGCCACCGGCCAAGAAGATGATGGTCGAGAAAAGCACCGAGACGCTGGCGACCTTCAGGCGTAACAGTCCCATCCGGGAGAAGAGGAAGGCGGCCACGACGGTGGCAAAGACTTCAAAGAAGCCTTCCACCCAGAGGTGCACAACCCACCAGCGCCAGTATTCAGCGATGGCCATGTGTGTCTGACGGCCGTACATCAGTCCTGCGCCATAGAAGCCTGCGATGGCGATCGAGGCCAGGACGAAGAGCACAAGCAGGTGGCGACTCTCATCGCGCCGACGGAGCGCAGGCAGCAGGGCGCGAACCATGAGGAAGAGCCAGAGGAAGAGGCCCACGAGCAGGAGTGCCTGCCAGAAGCGGCCCAGCTCCAGGTATTCATAACCCTGATGACCGAAGTAGAAGTTCTCGACCAGCCCCAGCTTTTGCATGACGCCAAACCACTGTCCGGCCAGCGAACCAAGGACGACGATGAGCAAGGCGATGAAGAGCACATTCACTCCCAAGCGTTGGTATTTGGGTTCTTGGCCCGACACAGCGGGGGCGATATAGAGTCCCGTAGCGAGCCATGAGGTGGCAATCCAGAAGATGGCCAGCTGCACGTGCCAACTGCGCGAGATGGCCTGAGGCAGAATCAGGTCGAGCGGCAGGCCGAAGAATCCGCCTCCCTCTACGCCATAATGCGCCGTGATGACTCCGGCTACCATTTGCACGAGGATAAGGAGCGACACGATCCAGATGTATTTCAGTGTAGCCCGCATCGACGGCGTCGGCTTCAGGCCTCGCATGGGGTCGGAGGCGGGCAGGCGATCGTTCTCTTCCTTTTCCTTATTGCTGGCGTGATAGTAGACCAAAAGTCCGACGCCAAAGAGCAGCATCAGCACGCTAAACCCGGACCACATCTGTAGCGAGGTCGACGGCTTATTGCCTATCACCGGCTCATAGGGCCAGTTGTTGGTGTAGGTCACATCACTCCCCGGACGGTTGGTGCTGCACACCCACGTGGTCCAGGTAAAGAAGGCGTTCATCTGTGCCATGCGCGCAGGGTCCTTGATGGCGCCCTTCGGGATGGCGTAGCTCTTACGGACATGATCCATCGAGGGGTCCTCCATAAAGAGCTTCGTGTAATAATCCGCCAAGGCCCGAGCCACCTGAGCGCGTTCGGGTGAGAAGGTGATCACGCCCGAAGCAGCATCGTAGGTGTTCGTACGGAGCTCTTTGCGTAGCTGTACGAGGTATTTAGCCTGCTCGTCCTCGGGGAGGTCTTTGTAGGTCTTGCCGTCCTTCTGGGCAAAAAGGTCCAGAAGCATTTCGGTCTCTCGATGCAGGTAGTCGGCGTTCCAGTCGGGGGCGATGTAAGCACCATGCCCCCAGATGCTGCCGACGGTTTGCCCGCCCATGGACTGCCAAACGTTCTGGCCGTCCTTAATGTCTTGTCCTTCGTAGAGGACTTCGCCGTCGCTCACCACGATCTTAGTGGGGAACGGAGGTGCTGTTCGGTAGATTTC
The sequence above is drawn from the Tannerella serpentiformis genome and encodes:
- the ffh gene encoding signal recognition particle protein, which codes for MFENLSDRLERSFKLLKGEGKITELNVAETLKDVRRALLDADVNYKVAKQFTDTVKTKAMGQNVLTALKPNQVMVKIVHDELATLMGASASELELKGQPAVILMAGLQGSGKTTFSGKLAGMLRSKKGKKPLLAACDVYRPAAIDQLHVLGEQLGVPVYSERENKNPVEIAEHAIAEARRTGRDLVIIDTAGRLAVDEQMMQEIAAIKQAINPDETLFVVDSMTGQDAVNTAKEFNDRLDFSGVVLTKLDGDTRGGAALSIRTVVDKPIKFIGTGEKMEALDVFHPERMADRILGMGDVVSLVERAQEQYDEAEARRLQKKLAKNQFDFNDFLGQIQQIKRMGNLKDLAAMIPGVGKALKNIDIDENAFKGIEAIIYSMTPEERTNPSILNGSRRQRIASGSGTSVQDVNKLIKQFDETRKMMRMITTAKPSSRMAAPFRRK
- a CDS encoding nitric-oxide reductase large subunit — protein: MTAKRLWMWLGATVAASFLVLIIFGVEIYRTAPPFPTKIVVSDGEVLYEGQDIKDGQNVWQSMGGQTVGSIWGHGAYIAPDWNADYLHRETEMLLDLFAQKDGKTYKDLPEDEQAKYLVQLRKELRTNTYDAASGVITFSPERAQVARALADYYTKLFMEDPSMDHVRKSYAIPKGAIKDPARMAQMNAFFTWTTWVCSTNRPGSDVTYTNNWPYEPVIGNKPSTSLQMWSGFSVLMLLFGVGLLVYYHASNKEKEENDRLPASDPMRGLKPTPSMRATLKYIWIVSLLILVQMVAGVITAHYGVEGGGFFGLPLDLILPQAISRSWHVQLAIFWIATSWLATGLYIAPAVSGQEPKYQRLGVNVLFIALLIVVLGSLAGQWFGVMQKLGLVENFYFGHQGYEYLELGRFWQALLLVGLFLWLFLMVRALLPALRRRDESRHLLVLFVLASIAIAGFYGAGLMYGRQTHMAIAEYWRWWVVHLWVEGFFEVFATVVAAFLFSRMGLLRLKVASVSVLFSTIIFLAGGILGTFHHLYFSATPTAVLALGATFSALEIVPLVLIGYEAYHNYSLSRSTPWIKAYKWPIYYFIAMCFWNFLGAGIFGFAINPPIALYYIQGLNTTAVHGHAALFGVYGILGIGLILFVLRGLYPDREWNDKLLGWSFWLINIGLLVMLVGSLLPIGILQAVESIQNGYWSARSMEFMQTDTMQAIRWLRVPGDSLLAIGELLLVYFIIGLHTGWSLKGKR
- a CDS encoding ROK family protein; the protein is MDKPYVIGIDIGGTNSVFGVVDTRGNVLYNGSIKTGKYEDVNDYVRALGEGLQAVIRSAGGRDKIKGIGVGAPNGNYFNGCIEFAANLPWKGKVPLAQLISDRTGGIPVTLTNDANAAAIGEMTYGAARGLKDFIVITLGTGVGSGIVCGGNLVYGHDGFAGELGHTTVRRENGRLCGCGRHGCLETYASATDVARTARELLTMRTDASLLRALEPDKITSKDVFDAAVQGDKLSIEIFDITGEILGEAFANFVAFSSPEAIILFGGLSKAGDLIMEPVKRSMEAHMLKVFQGKTRLLFSQLKESDAAVLGASALGWEAKDEPMDALV
- the folD gene encoding bifunctional methylenetetrahydrofolate dehydrogenase/methenyltetrahydrofolate cyclohydrolase FolD, whose protein sequence is MEEHSYQLIDGKAVAEQIKKELAAEVEKIKQDGRKAPHLVAILVGHDGGSEAYVANKVRNCEEIGLRSSLIRFEDDVTEQALLDKVNELNADDDVDGLIVQMPLPKHISSQRVIEAIDYRKDVDGFHPINVGRMSIGLPCFKPATPAGIIELLRHYEIPTKGKHCVILGRSNIVGKPMAMLMMQKENPGDCTVTVCHSRSENLREMCLSADIIIAALGVPEFLKGDMVKEGAVVIDVGTTRVPSSVTKSGYRLMGDVAFHEVAPKCSYITPVPGGVGPMTIISLMRNTLLAGTKAVFGKEE